The following are from one region of the Ptychodera flava strain L36383 chromosome 15, AS_Pfla_20210202, whole genome shotgun sequence genome:
- the LOC139150784 gene encoding transient receptor potential cation channel subfamily M member-like 2 → MYRKRDSKVSPSDEESEVLSQGSVTGMPQSEELPLVKVKSEAEGKRDKPDTRRKRLGKGDNNSKQTGESSNMHRTAPRLHGNYGFFSDEVYFSSDSTIQEPAPLPGTSRSEVPKVSIQEPTQENKKAADMFYDVAQKVVTQERELKNERAREEAVYSISRNLHNLASSSQDVESARSNRDRTSSTSYHRRKTTLSPNDLLRDFVTNNMKQRKCRTFIEDSRWSSSDESIAMCCCGRSMSDHRGAVSKETGEWKVETCTVTEPANSFGQIEFVGYGQGKKRAPYARLDYKTNPETIWKLLTEHWRLKPPNVLISVTGGAKDFVLKDRLRALFHKGLMKAATSTGAWIISGGTAEGVMKVVGEAVHEEAKEHTHDDEKPVYALGIATWGIVDNKEALDGSRKHIKLWPATYPAEGLRSVKNSAALDCNHTHFILVDNGTIGKYGADIELRSALEKYIADEKFIAEKRVSDSLEAHCERVPMVLVVVEGGPNTLKTVYETTEKKMPAVIVEGSGRAADVIAYAYKKTKPSNTDSNISRNVDRDDIKQRVIKTFNLDPKDAKVEQFIDWVQACIRNRNLITVFRIQDADTRDIDGAILHALLQARSGSAQAQLNLALAWNRSDIARQEIFAPERRKEWQKIAMDEAMLTALTLDRVDFVQLLMDHGIVLKKFSPSRDSTNSITRSVLLE, encoded by the exons ATGTATCGTAAACGTGATTCCAAGGTCAGTCCAAGTGATGAGGAATCTGAGGTCCTCAGTCAAGGCAGTGTCACGGGAATGCCACAGTCAGAAGAGCTTCCATTGGTGAAAGTGAAATCGGAAGCAGAAGGGAAAAGAGATAAGCCTGACACAAGAAGAAAAAGGCTTGGTAAGGGAGACAACAATAGCAAACAAACTGGTGAAAGTTCAAATATGCATAGAACTGCCCCTCGTTTACATGGAAATTATGGGTTTTTCAGCGATGAAGTGTATTTTTCCAGTGATTCAACTATACAGGAGCCTGCCCCATTGCCAGGCACATCCAGGAGTGAAGTTCCCAAAGTTTCAATCCAAGAACCCactcaagaaaacaaaaaggcAGCCGATATGTTTTATGATGTGGCGCAGAAGGTAGTTACCCAAGAGAGAGAGTTGAAAAATGAACGTGCCAGGGAAGAAGCTGTTTATTCAATAAGTAGAAATTTACACAACTTGGCAAGCTCATCTCAGGATGTTGAAAGTGCCCGGAGCAACCGCGACAGAACCAGCAGCACCAGTTATCATCGACGGAAAACAACTCTAAGTCCA AATGATCTCCTTAGAGACTTTGTGACAAATAACATGAAACAGAGAAAATGTAGAACTTTCATTGAAGACAGCAGATGGAGTTCTTCTGATGAGAG TATTGCAATGTGTTGCTGTGGTCGATCAATGAGTGACCACCGTGGTGCAGTGAGTAAAGAAACTGGCGAATGGAAAGTAGAGACGTGTACAGTAACGGAACCAGCCAACAGTTTTGGACAGATTGAATTTGTAGGATATGGCCAGGGCAAAAAGAGAGCACCT TATGCCAGACTAGATTACAAGACAAACCCGGAGACAATATGGAAGTTACTGACTGAGCACTGGAGACTAAAACCACCCAATGTCTTGATATCAGTCACTGGTGGTGCAAAGGATTTCGTTTTGAAAGACAGATTGAGGGCACTGTTCCACAAAGGTCTAATGAAAGCAGCCACCAGTACAG GAGCATGGATTATTTCTGGAGGTACGGCTGAAGGTGTGATGAAAGTAGTTGGTGAGGCCGTACATGAAGAAGCCAAAGAACATACACATGATGATGAGAAACCAGTGTATGCATTAGGTATTGCTACATGGGGCATTGTGGATAATAAAGAGGCATTAGATGGATCCAGAAAG CACATCAAGTTATGGCCAGCTACATACCCTGCAGAGGGACTCCGCAGTGTGAAGAACAGTGCAGCATTGGATTGTAATCATACACATTTCATTCTGGTTGATAATGGAACCATTGGAAAATACGGTGCCGATATTGAGCTGAGGTCAGCTCTGGAGAAATACATCGCTGATGAGAAATTCATTGCTGAGAAAAGAGTCAGTGATTCATTAGAGGCACATT GTGAGAGGGTACCTATGGTGTTGGTGGTGGTAGAGGGTGGTCCTAACACCTTGAAGACTGTTTATGAAACTACAGAGAAGAAAATGCCCGCTGTGATCGTCGAAGGCAGTGGTAGAGCAGCTGATGTCATTGCATACGCATATAAGAAAACAAAACCAAGTAACAC TGACAGCAATATCAGCAGGAATGTTGACAGAGATGACATCAAACAGAGAGTTATCAAAACCTTCAATCTTGATCCAAAAGATGCAAAAGTTGAACAGTTTATTGATTGGGTCCAAGCTTGCATCAGAAATAGAAACTTG ATCACAGTGTTTCGCATCCAGGATGCTGACACAAGAGATATTGATGGTGCCATCTTACACGCATTGCTACAAG caAGGTCTGGTTCAGCCCAAGCCCAACTTAACCTTGCCCTTGCATGGAACAGATCAGACATTGCAAGACAAGAAATATTTGCTCCAGAGAGGAGAAAGGAATGGCAG aAAATTGCAATGGATGAAGCCATGTTGACAGCTCTGACTTTAGACAGGGTAGATTTTGTACAATTGCTGATGGATCATGGCATTGTCTTGAAAAAATTCTCTCCATCAAGAGACTCCACCAACTCTATTACCAGGTCAGTCTTGCTAGAGTAG